The following are from one region of the Populus trichocarpa isolate Nisqually-1 chromosome 8, P.trichocarpa_v4.1, whole genome shotgun sequence genome:
- the LOC18111033 gene encoding xyloglucan 6-xylosyltransferase 2 has protein sequence MLDRCLGTHRVRQIQRATRHGKITLLCLFMTVVVLRGTIGAGKSGTPEQDFNDLRNHIYASRKHAEPHRVLTESNQSNNNKNDEGSNANDANNYAAFDINKILVDEGEDEKPDPNKPYFLGPKISDWDEQRAKWLSENPNFSNFIGANKPRVLLVTGSSPKPCENPVGDHYLLKSIKNKIDYCRLHGIEIFYNMALLDAEMAGFWAKLPLIRKLLISHPEIEFLWWMDSDAMFTDMAFEVPWERYKDSNFVMHGWNEMVYDQKNWIGLNTGSFLLRNCQWSLDLLDAWSPMGPKGKIRDEAGKVLTRELKNRPVFEADDQSAMVYLLATQRDKWGDKVYLENAYYLHGYWGILVDRYEEMIENYHPGLGDHRWPLVTHFVGCKPCGKFGDYSVERCLKQMDRAFNFGDNQILQIYGFTHKSLASRRVKRVRNETGNPLEAKDELGLLHPAFKAVKVSAS, from the coding sequence ATGCTGGACCGGTGCCTCGGGACTCATCGAGTCCGCCAGATCCAAAGAGCAACCCGCCACGGAAAAATCACACTTCTTTGCCTCTTCATGACCGTAGTCGTCCTACGTGGCACAATCGGCGCCGGCAAGTCCGGTACGCCAGAACAAGACTTCAACGACCTCAGAAACCACATCTACGCCTCTCGCAAACACGCTGAGCCACACCGAGTCCTCACCGAGTCGAATCAgtccaacaacaacaagaacgaCGAAGGGAGTAATGCAAATGATGCGAATAATTATGCCGCATTTGACATCAACAAGATCTTGGTCGATGAAGGAGAGGACGAGAAACCGGATCCGAATAAACCGTACTTTCTGGGTCCGAAAATATCAGATTGGGATGAACAGCGGGCGAAATGGTTGAGTGAAAACCCTAATTTTAGCAATTTTATCGGGGCAAACAAACCGCGTGTTTTGTTAGTAACTGGATCTTCGCCGAAGCCGTGTGAGAATCCGGTAGGGGATCATTACTTgttaaaatctataaaaaataagattgattATTGCAGGCTTCATGGAATTgagatattttataatatgGCATTGCTGGATGCGGAAATGGCAGGGTTTTGGGCGAAATTGCCTTTGATTAGGAAGCTATTGATTTCGCACCCGGAGATTGAGTTTTTGTGGTGGATGGATAGTGATGCTATGTTTACGGATATGGCTTTCGAGGTGCCGTGGGAGAGGTATAAGGATTCGAATTTTGTCATGCACGGATGGAATGAAATGGTTTATGATCAAAAGAATTGGATTGGATTGAATACTGGGAGTTTTTTGCTGAGGAATTGTCAATGGTCGTTGGATCTTTTGGATGCGTGGTCACCAATGGGGCCAAAAGGGAAGATTAGAGATGAAGCAGGGAAGGTGCTTACCAGGGAACTCAAGAATAGGCCGGTTTTCGAAGCGGATGATCAGTCTGCGATGGTTTATTTATTGGCTACACAAAGGGATAAGTGGGGTGATAAGGTGTATTTAGAGAATGCTTATTATTTGCATGGTTATTGGGGGATTTTGGTTGATAGGTATGAGGAAATGATTGAGAATTATCACCCAGGTCTTGGTGATCATCGTTGGCCGCTTGTTACTCACTTTGTGGGGTGCAAGCCTTGTGGGAAGTTTGGAGATTATTCAGTGGAGAGGTGTTTGAAGCAGATGGATCGCGCATTTAATTTTGGGGATAATCAAATTTTGCAGATTTATGGATTTACTCATAAATCGCTGGCTAGTCGGAGAGTTAAGAGAGTGAGAAATGAGACAGGCAATCCACTTGAAGCGAAGGATGAGCTTGGCTTGCTTCACCCTGCATTTAAAGCTGTCAAGGTATCAGCATCTTGA